From the Nerophis lumbriciformis linkage group LG05, RoL_Nlum_v2.1, whole genome shotgun sequence genome, the window TGAACAAATATTCTATCAAATATTTGATGTCTTCAGATAACTTTATCTTTTATTGAAATAATGATTAGGTTTGTGTTAAAAGTTTGCTGTAGCTTATCTTGTTCCTTTCTCCAGGTGGCATGCACTAATTTGAAGAGGTTGTTCCTTGCACTAAATCATGGCAAGCCATATCCTGATCTCATGAGCATATCTTCCGAAGCGGCCCACAACCCAGAGGGTCTGCCTCATCTTGCTACCTACTCGAAAGACGAAAGGGAGGTGAGTTTTTAGCTCTTATTTAGTGTGAACAGTAAGGAATGGTTGATGTCATTCCATTCTTTGTTTCCAAAACTGCAATTATGTTCAAATGGAGTGCACTTCTATGCCTCAATCAGCAGGGGGCACAGTTCAATTTAGTctaaactttaaaggggaacattatcacaatttcagaagggttaaaaccattaaaaatcagttcccagtggcttattttatttttaaaagttttttttcaaaattttacccatcacgcaatatccctaaaaaaagcttcaaagtgcctgattttaaccatcgttatatacacctttccattttcctgtgacgtcacatagtgatgccgatacaaacaaacatggcggaaagaacagcaagctatagcgacattagctcggaatcaaactcggatttcagcggcttaagcgattcaacagattacgcatgtattgaaacggatggttgtagtgtggaggcaggtagcgaaaacgaaattgaagaagaaactgaagctattgagccatatcggtttgaaccgtatgcaagcgaaaccgacgaaaacgacacgacagccagcgacacgggagaaagcgaggacgaatttggcgatcgccttctaaccaacgattggtatgtgtttgtttggcattaaaggaaactaacaactatgaactaggtttacagcatatgaaatacatttggcaacaacatgcactttgagagtgcagacagcccagttttcatcaattaatatattctgtagacataccctcatccgctctcttttcgtgggggtctggcgacagatttctttgactttatcattggaaatgcatctgctttgagtgtcgcaggatatccacacatttatgccatctctgtcgtagcatagcttccgtcggtaaagtgtgcggaacaaacatccaatttcttgccactttcgcatctttgggccactggtgcaacttgaatccgtccctgttcgtgttgttacaccctccgacaacacaccgacgaggcatgatgtctccaaggtacgaaaaacagtcgaaaaaacggaaaataatagagctgatttgactcggtgtttgagaaaatggcgtattgcttcccgatgtgacgtcacgttgtgacgtcatcgctccgagagcgaatattagaaaggcgtttaattcgccaaaatttacccatttagagttcggaaatcggttaaaaaatgtatggtcttttttctgcaacatcaaggtatatattgacgcttacataggtctggtgataatgttcccctttaattagcaGTCTAAGATAGgcgtgcccaaactttttgcgTCCtacggccaaagtgaaaatgtaccAATGGGCGTGGGCATGTAAATCTAACAGGGTGACTCAGCAAATCGAATTTGGCCCACAGACCCCACTTTGGTCACCCCTGGTCTAACATCATGACATCTGCTGTGGCATAAAACTGGTATTAAAACAGGAGTTCAAAACATTCAGAAAGAGATCCTCCCAACACAtcaaagaggtcatattatgatatttgttttacattcaaaggagccctattatgcaaaaccgacTTTTCTTATGTATTGGTAATTGATTTTGTGTACTTAGGGTCTGCATAATTCCCCAAAATTTGAAATGAAGCCATGGAGGCATGGCATACTTTGCCCAAATaattgcccaatttgtgacgttcaGCAAATATCTCCATAAAGTATATGATAGAGACTTACCCGAAGTGCTTTGCACAAGTCTGTCATTGTAGTTTTGACGCTGTAATCAATaaacttatttttctctatcctcttgttttgGTTCAGACGAGCTCGTACATGCaaatgcatcctctgctgttgccattataATACTAAGTAGTGtagagttctaacttatatctgtcagccgACTCAATATGATAGTGCTAAAAGCTAAAAACTACCACATGGCTGTCGAagtgaaggtatgtaaataagaccgctcacaaaatggtgcttcctgaagagacggtcacaaAGCGGCCACAAGGAAGTGATTTAAATgtgcaaaaacatcaaaatatgacccctttaaaacacttccctgtggtctacacaTAGTAGAATGGTGGggctttggtcaaaatgtagcctagatttagttttacagaccatcttcgagccgctttctgactgtcaatTCCGAATGCACAGTTATATGGGCACTCTTATTTACGTGTCGAAGCCCTCCCCCAGGCCAAGTCTGCTTCGACTATGTCTCCACCATGTTGGCCTTGATGTAGTTTTTAGCGcctccatatcgagtctactgacagatataggtTAGAACcaatgttgggttagttactgaaagccagtaactagttacagttactagttactttatttcaaaagtaactcagctactaactcagttacttacaccaaaaagtaatgcgttactgtgaaaagtaacatttagttatttatttttctcttctattttttttaaggctcccattaatgcccttttagccttcatttcagtactgctattgcactggagaataatacaatctgttgatcaacttgacatgcatttgcatcactgaactcagaaagcaatgtggtctacatataacacacaaagacaaagatatgtttcaaagggccaatttatttcaggccagaacaaattgacaaaactattttaaatagctgcaacataatggcactttaactttaactttaagtagataggatctttgatccaagacacaacttacatttaactaaaatgttattttctttgtgctcgacaaaagttaagtattgagaatgtctccatgttaagaaactcgacttctggcttcgccatgatgtcttgttagttgttatgagagtagtgtatgtgtgtgtgtgtgtgtgtgtgtgtgtgtgtgtgtgtgtgtgtgtgtgtgtgtgtgtgtgtgtgtgtgtgtgtgtgtgtgtggccctttaaaatatgacagcatgtgaggtgagtgacttcagtgagtgagtgggcgagagaggtgagggagcggcaacagtgagtgcgtgcaggtgctctagcttggtggatggctgcgtccaataaagtcacaaagttgcaacaaaacgccggcctcgtcattcaccctcagctgtaaagacccacttccgggtaaagtgaaggttgttagccctgaagtacataggccctggagaaacgtctcccctgcgcccctcaactacggtctgggagcctccACCCGGCCCCCTCCCACACAAAGCacaccttttcttttccttgtgacacagaaggacaacaccgcagcgctccaataaaacacactcagatcttctgtttctagctgatactacataaaaaataacgtaaaatgacgcagtaacgcatcatgtagtagcagtaactgagttactgaatataaaaaataacgcgttagattactagttaccaccgaaaATAATGGCGTTAcaataacgcgttactttgtagtgcgttagtcccaacactggttagaactatacgctacttttgaTTAGAAAGTCAAAAAGTAGGAAATTAAGGTAGCAGCTCCTCCCTGAGCTgcaaccttatcgtggtagaggagtttgcgtgtcccaataatCCTAGGAACTATGTTGTTCGGGGCTTCAatgcccctggtagggtctcccatgaCAAACAAGTCCTAGCTGAGGGACCAGACAAAAAGCAGCTCAAAGACTTCTGTGAATAAACAACAACAGGAACTCAGTATTCCCTTGCCCGGACACATTCaaaaggagctcagagtaaagccgctactcctccacatcaagaggagccaaattaggtggtttgggcatctggtcagaatgctccCTTAACGCCtctctggggaggtgtttagggcacgtttgaCTGGTAGGAGATCACAGGGAATATGCAGGACACAATGGAGAGACTTTGTCTCCCTGCTGGTCTGGGAATGCCTtgagatcccccgggaagagctggacaaagtagcaggggagagggaagtcttggcttctctgcttaggctgctgccccactgacccgactttggataagcacaagaaggatggatggatttattagaaatggcaattgCAAagaattttagcatgcatgtgcaagTACTAGCCAGTCTGTCCCACAATAAGAGGATGGAGGAAAACAATGAACGTATTGACTATAACTTTGAACTGAAACTGAATAAAAAAGGTGGACTTGTGCAAAGCTCTTCAAGTAAACCTCTACATATATGGACAGATCTGCTGACATATCTAAGACAAAATATGTCACTGAAGTCTCAAATTCTAAATGACACATTtgaaaagaggcaaaagtgttttataaatatctccaccatgcctccatggtttgaattcACACTTCCTGGTGTTATGGGCATCCTGAATATACAAAaacaccaataggtaagaaacgctggttttgcataatgacccctttaaaaacaacctacAGTAGTTGATCTAGTAGATGTCATCAGGTGCATGTAAAAAGTACACACACATTGATAAGGCGATGATGCAAATAATTTACTTTGCTTGCAGGCCAAGTTGAAGCACTACACCAAGTTCGTGTTTGTCCGTGAACCCTTTGTGCGCCTTGTGTCAGCCTTTCGGGACAAGTTCCTGACCCCCAATCAGGTCTTCTACGAAGAATTTGGCCGACTCTTTCTGCGTCGCTACGGCAACCAGTCTGACCCCCCGTTGAACGTGGAAGAAACATATGTGTCTGGCATTCAGCCCACTTTCTATAACTTTGTCCAGTACCTGCTAGACCCAAGGACAACAGAAACAAATCCATTTGAGCCTCACTGGAGGCAGATGCACCGCCTGTGTCAGCCCTGCTTCATTGAGTAAACTgcatcttcttcatcttcttcattATCTCCGGTGCTGAAAAATAAACCCCAGTTTAATGTTGGTTTGTTCTGCTCAGGTACGACTTTATTGGGCATCAGGAAACGCTTCAGGAAGATGTCCTGCAACTGATAACGTCCTTGAACCTACAGGAGCTCCTCAAGTTTCCATCAGCCTACCAAAATGTGACGTACCTTGCGTCATTGTCAGAGTGGTTTAAAGCAGTGCCCCTGGAGGACAGGAGGAGACTTTACAAGCTTTACGAGAAGGACTATAAGCTGTTTGGCTACAAAATTCCTTACTTTTTACTCAACGACATACAATAGAGGCGGAGCCCTCTTTGGGCTATTTGCTAAACCGTAGTGGGCGTTCACCAAAGAGCACAGTCCTCCTGTAGAAGCCAAACATTGATTTTGACTTGGACAGTATTCTCCTCTTTGATACAGTTGTGCATTTGGACgcacataccataccaactttatttataaaacataGTGACGTCAGTGGATGTCACTGACAGGGCCGACTTAACCTAAGAGGAGTGGGGCTTTGtctttgtgcgatatagaaaatgactatatcgtgatattcaagtgtacgttctcaggcagttgcttttagctgcgggcattacattacaggctcttctcactctttcttgtctctccttctcactgagacgataccccatactctctgagcactctccacaggagttcccgagggacacgatcgaatgccttctccaaatccacaaagcacatgtagactggttgggcaaactcccatgcaccctcaaggaccctgccgagagtatagaggtggtccacagttccactaccaggatgaaaaccacactgttcctcctgaatccgaggttcgactatccggcgcagcctcctctccagtacacctgaataaaccttaccggcaaggctgaggagtgtgatcccacgatagttggaacacaccctctggtcccccttcttaaagagaggaaccaccaccccggtctgccaatccagaggtactgcccccgatgtccacgcgatgctgcagagtattgtcaaccaagacagccccacagcatccagagccttaaggaactccaggcaGAACtccagctttttaactacctcagcaacctcaaccccagaaataggagagcccaccacagattccccaggcactgcttcctcataggaagacgtgttggtgggattgaagaggtcttcgaagtattccctccaccgatccacaacatccgcagtcgaggtcagcagaacaccatctgcaccatacacggtgttgacagtgcactgcttccgcttcctgaggcggcggatgatggtccagaatcgcttcgaagccgtccggaagtcgttttccatggcttccccgaactcctctcatgtccgagtttttgcctctacgaccgctgaagctgcacaccgcttggcttgtcggtacctgtccgctgcctccggagtcctatgagccaaaagaacccaataggactccttcttcagcttgacggcatccctcaccgccggtgtccaccaacgggttctaggattacgccacgacaggcaccaactaccttgcggccacagctccaatcagccgcctcgacaatagaggaacATGCGGAACATGTTCCACTCGGActaaatgtccagcacctccttcgtgacatgttcaaagtgcttccggaggtgggaattgaaactgtctctgacaggagactctgccagacgttcccagcagaccctcacaatgcgtttgggcctgccaggtctgtccggcatcctcccccaccatctcagccaactcaccaccaggtggtgatcggtagaaagctccgccgctctcttcacccgagtgtccaaaacatgaggctgcaaatccgatgacacaactacaaagtcgatcatggaactgcggcttagggtgtcctggtgccaagtgcacatatggacacccttatgtttgaacatggtgtttgttatggacaatctgtgacaagcacaaaagtccataacaaaacaccactagggttcagatccgggcgaccattcttaccaatcacgcctctctaggtttcactgtcgttgccaacatgagcgttgaagtcccccagtaggacaagggaatcacccgggggagcactttccagtactccctcgagtgtatccaaaaagggtgggtactctgaactgctgtttggtgcgtaaccacaaacaacagtcaggacccgtccccccacccgaaggcggagggaggctaccctctcgtccaccgggttgaactcaaacgtgcaggctctgagccggggggcaacaagaattgctaccccagctcgtcgcctctcactgcgtgcaacgccagtgtggaagagagtccagctcctctcgagagaactggtttcagagcccttgctgtgcgtcgaggtgagtccaactatatccagccggaacttctctacctcgcgcactagctcaggctccttccccctcagcgaggtgacgttccacgtcccaagagctagcttatgtagccgaggatcagatcgccaagtgccctgccttcggcttccgcccagctcacaatgcacccgacctctctggtccctcccatgagtggtgagcccattggagggggggaaCCACATTGCCTCTTcgagctgtgcccggccgggccccctggggacaggcccggccaccaggcgctcgccatcgtgccccaactccggaactggctccagaggggggccccggtgacccgtgtccgggcgaaggaaatctgagtccttgttgatgcattcccatagaagtcttcgagctgctgtttgtctgatccctcacctatgacctgtttgtcttgggagaccctaccagggggaaagaaagcccccggacaacatagctcctaggatgaTTGGGACAcgtaaactcctctaccacggtaaggtggcagctcagagaggacttGTTTGTCATGTTTCCTTATTTGCTTGTTTATTTCCTGGTCAGCGCTCTTCTTTTActtccacttcctgcatgtctccctgagcgctctttccctcacctgtccttgattggcaCCCTGGCatacctggttgcagttgccaatcaggctgctatttatgcctgcctcgacCTTCAGTCAGGGTTCAAggattgttttgtgtttattgtcACGCATGAACTGTGTTGCTTGTAGACTGCTCATGCTTTTGTGCCCTTCCCTGCTGCACCTCATTGTGGTATATATTACAGTAATTAAATACTTGTCTAACCTGCACGTCGTCCTCCTGCTTTtgtgtcatcaatcaatcaatcaatctttatttatatagccctaaatcacaagtgtctcaaagggctgcacaagccacaacgacatcctcggtacaaagcccacatacgggcaaggaaaaactcaccccagtgggacgtcgatgtgaatgactatgagaaaccttggagaggaccgcatatgtgggtaaccccccccctctaggggagaccgaaagcaatggatgtcgagtgggtctgacataatattgtgagagtccagtccatagtggatccagcataatagtaagagtccagtccatagtggggccagcaggacaccatcccgagcggagacgggtcagcagcgtagagatgttcccagccgatgcacaggcgagcggtccaccccgggtcccgactctggacagccagcacttcatccatggccaccggacctgtgcccccccccccctcaaggaaaaggggagcagaggagaaaagaaaagaaacggcagatcaactggtctaacaggggggctatttaaaggctagagtatacaaatgagttttaagatgggacttaaatgcttctactgaggtagcatctctaattgttaccgggagggcattccatagtactggagcccgaatagaaaacgctctatagcccgcagactttttttgggctctggg encodes:
- the LOC133605640 gene encoding carbohydrate sulfotransferase 12-like codes for the protein MTCCKKLTTMVPRRYVVPLLALVTWIYVIFFYNHGDMSTGSMVQEQELRKRILRDACREDIEEFPKDKQSSDERIKEVLRQLLVDDEHGVIYCFIPKVACTNLKRLFLALNHGKPYPDLMSISSEAAHNPEGLPHLATYSKDEREAKLKHYTKFVFVREPFVRLVSAFRDKFLTPNQVFYEEFGRLFLRRYGNQSDPPLNVEETYVSGIQPTFYNFVQYLLDPRTTETNPFEPHWRQMHRLCQPCFIEYDFIGHQETLQEDVLQLITSLNLQELLKFPSAYQNVTYLASLSEWFKAVPLEDRRRLYKLYEKDYKLFGYKIPYFLLNDIQ